A single region of the Massilia sp. erpn genome encodes:
- a CDS encoding hybrid sensor histidine kinase/response regulator, translated as MSQPEDLSQFSMQDLFRMEAQSQTQILTDGLLALERRPADAGALEAMMRAAHSIKGAAAIVGLDMVVQLAHGMEDAFVAAQHGKLQLTPNRVDVLLAGVDLILQCSQLDGEGVPAWLAANGAQLDQTQTRIRGIAFLPEPVHPAAAPAPAPAPAPVPTPAPTPTPLSATPSAPPAPPAAAPVTPAAAATTPASDGDSDNPAPAPGAPPRQLAPMKTAQNYDRLLSLASESRIGAHQMHPFIQNMHRFKRNQASLFGALDALHDAIAQGEDAALKEKSVLAQQRSQPLRQFMLEHIAEIEAYERRLLATSKNMVDEVLMLRMRPFRDGVQHFPRMVRDLARNMGKDVRLDIRGEDTLVDRDILAHMESPLNHMLRNAVDHGMETPEQRSAAGKPAVGSVVLEARHRAGMLSIEIYDDGRGVDIEKIRRTVIQRKMAPEQMALAMSAAELMEFLFLPAFSLKDSTTEISGRGVGLDIVHDTIRQQNGTVKIESEAGKGFRTSITLPLTQSMVRALVVEIAGEAYAIPIVKVERVLRVPQSAIHVLENKQFFEHEGEHLGLVPAAQVLELGEHNDTLAELPVVVIGSGARRYALVMDTIRGEQSLAVQSLEPVFGKMRDIYAAALLDNGEPVLILDVADLLVSIDKLLHEGALHQMLRGAQGARRRLKRVLVVDDSLTVREMERKLLLGRGYQVDVAIDGIDGWNMVRSGEYDLVVTDVDMPRMDGIELVALVKKDLHLHKLPVMIVSYKDRPEDRARGMAAGADYYLTKGSFHDETLLDAVADLIGDANS; from the coding sequence ATGAGCCAGCCGGAAGACCTCAGCCAGTTCTCCATGCAGGATCTGTTCCGCATGGAGGCGCAAAGCCAGACCCAGATCCTGACCGATGGCCTGCTGGCGCTGGAGCGGCGCCCGGCCGATGCGGGCGCGCTGGAAGCGATGATGCGCGCCGCCCACTCGATCAAGGGTGCGGCCGCCATCGTCGGGCTGGACATGGTGGTGCAGCTGGCGCACGGCATGGAAGACGCCTTTGTCGCCGCCCAGCATGGCAAGCTGCAACTGACACCCAACCGCGTCGACGTGCTGCTGGCGGGCGTCGACCTGATCCTGCAATGCTCCCAGCTCGACGGCGAAGGCGTGCCGGCCTGGCTGGCCGCCAATGGCGCCCAGCTGGACCAGACCCAGACCCGCATCCGCGGCATCGCCTTCCTGCCCGAGCCGGTGCATCCGGCCGCTGCCCCAGCACCTGCACCTGCACCTGCACCTGTGCCGACGCCCGCACCCACGCCCACACCGCTCAGCGCAACACCATCCGCGCCGCCGGCGCCGCCCGCTGCCGCGCCAGTGACGCCTGCGGCGGCGGCGACAACGCCCGCCAGCGATGGCGACAGCGACAACCCGGCTCCGGCGCCAGGCGCGCCGCCGCGCCAGCTGGCGCCGATGAAGACGGCGCAGAACTACGACCGCCTGCTGTCCCTGGCCAGCGAGTCGCGCATCGGCGCCCACCAGATGCATCCCTTCATCCAGAATATGCACCGCTTCAAGCGCAACCAGGCCAGCCTGTTCGGCGCGCTCGATGCACTGCATGACGCCATCGCCCAGGGCGAGGATGCCGCGCTCAAGGAAAAATCCGTGCTGGCCCAGCAGCGCAGCCAGCCGCTGCGCCAATTCATGCTCGAGCATATCGCCGAGATCGAAGCCTATGAGCGGCGCCTGCTGGCCACCTCGAAGAATATGGTGGACGAGGTGCTGATGCTGCGCATGCGGCCCTTCCGCGACGGCGTGCAGCACTTCCCGCGCATGGTGCGCGACCTGGCGCGCAATATGGGCAAGGATGTGCGGCTCGACATCCGCGGCGAGGACACCCTGGTCGACCGCGACATCCTGGCGCATATGGAAAGCCCGCTCAACCACATGCTGCGCAACGCCGTCGATCACGGCATGGAAACGCCCGAGCAGCGCAGCGCGGCCGGCAAGCCCGCCGTCGGCAGCGTGGTGCTGGAGGCGCGCCACCGCGCCGGCATGCTCAGCATCGAGATCTACGACGATGGACGCGGCGTCGACATCGAGAAAATCCGCCGCACCGTCATCCAGCGCAAGATGGCGCCGGAGCAGATGGCGCTCGCCATGTCGGCGGCCGAGCTGATGGAATTCCTCTTCCTGCCCGCCTTCAGCCTGAAGGACAGCACCACCGAGATTTCCGGCCGCGGCGTCGGCCTCGACATCGTGCACGACACCATCCGCCAGCAAAACGGCACGGTGAAGATCGAGTCCGAAGCGGGCAAGGGCTTCCGCACCTCGATCACCCTGCCGCTGACCCAGTCCATGGTGCGCGCCCTGGTGGTGGAGATCGCGGGCGAGGCCTATGCCATTCCCATCGTCAAGGTCGAGCGCGTGCTGCGCGTGCCGCAGAGCGCCATCCATGTGCTGGAGAACAAGCAGTTCTTCGAACACGAGGGCGAGCATCTGGGCCTGGTGCCCGCGGCCCAGGTGCTGGAACTGGGTGAGCACAACGACACGCTGGCCGAGCTGCCGGTGGTGGTGATCGGCAGCGGTGCGCGCCGCTACGCGTTGGTGATGGATACGATCCGTGGCGAACAGAGTCTGGCGGTGCAAAGCCTGGAGCCGGTCTTCGGCAAGATGCGCGACATCTATGCCGCCGCCCTGCTCGACAATGGCGAGCCGGTGCTGATCCTGGACGTGGCCGACCTGCTGGTCTCCATCGACAAGCTGCTGCACGAAGGCGCGCTGCACCAGATGCTGCGCGGCGCCCAGGGCGCGCGCCGCAGGCTCAAACGCGTGCTGGTGGTGGACGATTCGCTCACCGTGCGCGAGATGGAGCGCAAGCTGCTGCTGGGCCGCGGCTACCAGGTGGACGTGGCCATCGACGGCATCGACGGCTGGAATATGGTGCGCAGCGGCGAGTATGATCTGGTGGTGACCGACGTCGATATGCCGCGCATGGACGGCATCGAGCTGGTGGCCCTGGTCAAGAAAGACCTGCACCTGCACAAGCTGCCCGTGATGATCGTCTCCTACAAGGACCGGCCGGAAGACCGCGCGCGCGGCATGGCGGCCGGCGCCGATTACTATCTGACCAAGGGCAGTTTCCACGACGAGACCCTGCTCGACGCCGTTGCCGACCTGATCGGAGATGCCAACTCATGA
- the cheB gene encoding chemotaxis-specific protein-glutamate methyltransferase CheB has product MRIAIANDVPMAAEALRRVIAATHEHQVLWIARTGGEALRMCHDKRPDLILMDLNMPELDGVEATRRIMDECPCAILIVTGRPQDNVNQVFRALGAGALDVTATPMLQGKPDGAAALLAKIHTIEKLVRHSGGSQAMQPRAVPYPPPPERSDDTIRTLVAIGASTGGPAAVAHLLAGWRAPRGCAIVVVQHIDENFADNFSKWLGDQLVMPVRPIEQRDELLSSTVLIAKSNDHLLLDEKLRLVYDAHPRDYAYRPSVDVFFHCIARHWRGAAFGILLTGMGRDGAEGLLAMRRAGMHTVAQDQASSAVYGMPRAAAELDAAQLILPLEKIGPFLRSTVGNGGH; this is encoded by the coding sequence ATGAGAATCGCCATCGCCAACGATGTGCCCATGGCCGCCGAAGCGCTGCGGCGCGTGATCGCCGCCACCCACGAGCACCAGGTGCTGTGGATCGCCCGCACCGGCGGCGAGGCGCTGCGCATGTGCCACGACAAGCGCCCCGACCTGATCCTGATGGATCTCAATATGCCGGAGCTGGATGGGGTGGAGGCGACGCGCCGCATCATGGACGAATGTCCGTGCGCCATCCTGATCGTGACGGGGCGGCCGCAGGATAATGTGAACCAGGTCTTCCGTGCGCTCGGCGCCGGTGCGCTCGACGTCACCGCCACGCCCATGCTGCAGGGTAAGCCGGACGGCGCGGCGGCCCTGCTGGCCAAGATCCACACCATCGAAAAGCTGGTGCGCCACAGCGGCGGCAGCCAGGCCATGCAGCCGCGCGCCGTGCCGTATCCGCCGCCGCCCGAGCGCAGCGACGACACCATCCGCACCCTGGTGGCGATCGGCGCCTCCACCGGCGGCCCGGCGGCCGTGGCGCACTTGCTGGCCGGCTGGCGCGCGCCGCGCGGCTGTGCCATCGTGGTGGTGCAGCACATTGACGAGAATTTCGCCGATAATTTTTCCAAATGGCTGGGCGACCAGCTGGTGATGCCGGTGCGCCCGATCGAGCAGCGCGACGAATTGCTTTCGAGCACGGTTCTTATTGCAAAAAGCAACGACCACTTACTGCTGGATGAAAAGCTACGATTGGTTTACGATGCTCATCCAAGGGACTACGCTTACCGCCCCTCGGTCGATGTCTTCTTCCACTGCATTGCCCGCCACTGGCGCGGCGCCGCGTTTGGAATATTGCTCACAGGCATGGGGCGCGATGGCGCGGAAGGCTTGCTGGCCATGCGCCGCGCCGGCATGCACACCGTGGCGCAAGACCAGGCCAGCAGCGCCGTGTACGGCATGCCGCGCGCGGCGGCCGAACTCGATGCAGCCCAGCTGATTTTGCCGCTGGAAAAAATCGGTCCCTTCCTGCGCAGCACCGTCGGCAATGGCGGGCACTGA
- a CDS encoding diguanylate cyclase gives MSDVFTAAAEHEQEPSITAFKVRVLLVDDQLIIVEAVRRMLSDHPDIEFHHVTDPQQAFDTALLLQPTVILQDLVLPEVDGFDLIRRYRAHEILRHIPVIVLSSREDPKLKAHSFAMGANDYMVKLPDRLEVLARVRYHSAAHINRLQRDEAFRFLRESQQRLADANIELQKLAALDPLTGIANRRRFDEVLQVEWQRAQRDRQPLALLLCDVDFFKAYNDSFGHPAGDLCLKKTAAVLTAHLKRAADLAARYGGEEFAIILPDTDAAGALTVAHACIAHLQGLGMANPDAQPLGVVTMSVGVATMVPTSGHGPADLIAQADRALYAAKRSGRNCVLDAASLTPA, from the coding sequence ATGTCTGATGTTTTCACCGCCGCGGCGGAGCATGAACAAGAACCGTCCATTACCGCATTCAAGGTCCGCGTCCTGCTGGTGGACGACCAGCTCATCATCGTGGAAGCAGTGCGCCGCATGCTCAGCGACCACCCCGATATCGAGTTCCACCATGTGACCGATCCGCAGCAGGCGTTCGACACGGCGCTGCTGCTGCAGCCCACTGTCATCCTGCAGGATCTGGTGCTGCCCGAAGTCGATGGCTTCGACCTGATCCGCCGCTACCGCGCCCACGAAATCCTGCGCCACATTCCCGTCATCGTGCTGTCCTCGCGTGAAGACCCCAAGCTCAAGGCGCACAGTTTCGCCATGGGCGCCAACGACTATATGGTCAAGCTGCCCGACCGCCTGGAAGTGCTGGCGCGCGTGCGCTACCACTCGGCGGCCCACATCAACCGCCTGCAGCGCGACGAAGCCTTCCGCTTCCTGCGCGAGAGCCAGCAGCGCCTGGCCGACGCCAATATCGAGCTGCAAAAGCTGGCCGCCCTCGATCCCCTGACCGGCATCGCCAACCGCCGCCGCTTCGACGAGGTGCTGCAGGTGGAGTGGCAGCGCGCCCAGCGCGATCGCCAGCCGCTGGCGCTGCTGCTGTGCGATGTCGACTTCTTCAAGGCCTATAACGACAGCTTCGGCCATCCGGCCGGCGACCTGTGCCTGAAAAAAACGGCGGCCGTGCTGACCGCCCACCTGAAACGCGCGGCCGATCTGGCGGCGCGCTATGGCGGCGAGGAATTCGCCATCATCCTGCCCGATACCGATGCCGCCGGCGCCTTGACCGTGGCGCATGCCTGCATCGCCCACCTGCAAGGCCTGGGCATGGCCAATCCCGATGCCCAGCCGCTGGGCGTGGTCACCATGTCGGTCGGCGTCGCCACCATGGTACCGACGTCCGGGCACGGCCCGGCCGACCTGATCGCCCAGGCCGACCGCGCGCTGTACGCCGCCAAGCGCAGCGGCCGCAACTGCGTGCTCGACGCCGCCAGCCTCACGCCAGCCTGA
- a CDS encoding DUF998 domain-containing protein — translation MPAPAQGGAAWLAGVLAGALFFTSLIGFAALRSDGYAHGRKAVSELGALGAPSAPAFNLLGFIVPGLLLTWFAYALLRIADRRTGPALLMGSGLMLAAAGVFPLNPDDYGSALTIAHAVGAMGSGLLWALALCWLGPLFSRQLGWTLWGRLTPCFVGFVLLNIGWQAAFRAGADLLPGWGQRIGFLGYFLWFAVSAVLLWRQRFRLA, via the coding sequence ATGCCTGCACCTGCGCAGGGCGGAGCTGCCTGGCTGGCCGGTGTGCTGGCCGGCGCGCTGTTTTTCACCAGCCTGATCGGCTTCGCCGCCTTGCGCAGCGATGGCTACGCCCATGGCCGCAAGGCGGTCAGTGAACTGGGCGCGCTGGGCGCCCCTTCGGCACCCGCTTTCAATCTGCTGGGCTTTATTGTGCCGGGCCTCCTGCTGACCTGGTTTGCGTATGCGTTGCTGCGCATTGCCGACCGGCGCACCGGGCCGGCGCTGCTGATGGGATCGGGCCTGATGCTGGCGGCGGCTGGCGTCTTCCCGCTCAATCCTGATGACTACGGCTCGGCCCTGACTATCGCGCATGCGGTGGGCGCCATGGGGTCGGGCCTGTTGTGGGCCCTTGCGTTGTGCTGGCTCGGGCCCTTGTTCTCGCGCCAGCTGGGCTGGACGCTGTGGGGCCGGCTGACGCCCTGTTTCGTGGGCTTCGTGCTGCTGAATATCGGTTGGCAGGCGGCTTTCCGCGCAGGCGCCGATCTGCTGCCCGGCTGGGGCCAGCGCATCGGCTTTCTCGGGTATTTCCTGTGGTTTGCCGTGAGCGCCGTCCTGCTGTGGCGGCAGCGCTTCAGGCTGGCGTGA
- the lanKC gene encoding class III lanthionine synthetase LanKC, with amino-acid sequence MVKKLRGMRDLRHIDKIAYLRPDKRFYEPGYAHYKPTEELIELVRPMLEGQEEPWKIHRADVWTHILPASRKESNQLPVQGWKIHVSAIEANCRDLLAKVAGMALENNIQFKFANDIETLKMMTSKRWSRGGSGKFITLYPPTDEKFQEIIEKAYLLLKDDVGSYILSDRRYKDCRCLYYRYGGIISVNKLLYTSEKQPVIFSPDGEQIPDHRTPYFETPPWAADPFPEEQPDYAEFTLNSGRYLVKEALGFSNTGGVYLSTEVATGRQVVIKEARPYIELGENNTDSVSRLVQEEKILRALTGTGLSPEIYDSFQDWENYYLVEEYFPAPDIRVVMLESSPLVNTKPAIAVSENFYHIYKKVFISALRGMARIHELGIIIGDVSPKNMLVDRESLTVRFIDLEGAFRPGVDEPQRLHTPGFRIPSKGRELNSSYEDDTFAIGVIMMYAIFPIAAMQFLREDLFTAVLPKLVTDVGWSNTPVLSIITQLVDNKITCKQAADLLENSSYTIDQPIKRHALQGDAPMKISDQMARFIASNYRLDKIFTVFPVDPFGQRDNPTSFGFGSTGVIHALSQCGYDIPPAALARHRGELADLKLEDITPGFLVGTSGIAWCSLMAGDRETAERLLQHANHSPLTYAHHSLYFGMAGIGMANLAAYLSLKDPQYLEAALRLAVKLAEQAKENERGVYWEEDGRVWIGFGYGQSGIALFLLRLSQISGEDKWRDMGKKAVLFDMSWGRELEPGNLTVAANPEDTTTYEHYIEEGSAGIIKVAIRYGLWDDTLEAFIGDIDRKYASFAGLIFGLAGFADVLIDAYRYSLDEKYLAMADSSLQGIIDLYLLKYDDGYATPGENLFRITCDYATGVAGIMRTFHRRANPSEDEFCLDELDRLPPLFKEQCQARHDAEQLLDEPTK; translated from the coding sequence ATGGTTAAGAAATTAAGAGGGATGCGCGATCTCCGCCACATCGACAAAATAGCCTATCTTCGGCCCGATAAGCGGTTTTACGAACCCGGTTACGCGCACTACAAACCTACCGAAGAGCTGATCGAGCTGGTTCGCCCCATGCTGGAAGGCCAGGAAGAACCCTGGAAAATCCATCGCGCCGATGTCTGGACCCATATTCTCCCCGCCAGCCGCAAGGAATCCAACCAGCTTCCGGTCCAGGGCTGGAAAATCCACGTTTCCGCGATTGAAGCCAATTGCCGCGATCTGCTGGCAAAAGTTGCCGGCATGGCGCTTGAAAACAATATCCAATTCAAATTTGCCAATGACATTGAGACGCTCAAGATGATGACGTCGAAGCGTTGGTCACGCGGCGGTTCCGGCAAATTTATTACCCTCTATCCGCCCACGGACGAAAAATTCCAGGAAATCATCGAAAAAGCGTATCTGCTTTTGAAAGATGACGTCGGCTCATACATCTTGTCAGACCGGCGCTACAAGGACTGCCGCTGCCTCTACTATCGCTATGGCGGAATTATTTCCGTCAATAAGCTGCTGTATACCAGCGAGAAGCAGCCCGTGATTTTCTCGCCGGACGGCGAGCAAATCCCGGATCACCGTACGCCGTATTTCGAAACGCCGCCCTGGGCTGCCGATCCCTTCCCGGAAGAACAGCCTGACTACGCCGAATTCACCCTCAACAGCGGCCGTTATCTGGTCAAAGAAGCGCTTGGCTTTTCAAACACCGGCGGCGTCTACCTTTCGACTGAAGTGGCCACCGGCCGGCAGGTCGTCATCAAGGAAGCCCGTCCCTATATCGAGCTGGGGGAGAACAATACCGACTCCGTGAGCCGCCTGGTTCAGGAAGAAAAAATTCTCCGCGCACTTACCGGCACTGGCCTTTCTCCTGAAATTTATGATTCTTTCCAGGATTGGGAAAACTATTACCTGGTTGAAGAGTATTTCCCGGCCCCCGACATCCGCGTGGTGATGCTGGAATCGAGCCCCTTGGTCAACACCAAGCCCGCCATCGCCGTGAGTGAAAATTTCTACCATATCTATAAAAAGGTATTTATCAGCGCCCTCCGCGGCATGGCCCGCATTCATGAGCTGGGCATTATTATCGGCGATGTCTCGCCCAAAAACATGCTGGTGGACAGGGAAAGCCTGACGGTTCGGTTTATCGACCTGGAAGGTGCCTTCCGTCCTGGGGTTGATGAGCCGCAACGCCTGCATACGCCCGGCTTCCGCATTCCCTCCAAGGGACGCGAGCTGAACAGTTCCTACGAGGACGATACGTTTGCGATCGGCGTCATCATGATGTATGCCATCTTCCCGATTGCCGCCATGCAGTTCCTGCGTGAAGACCTATTTACCGCCGTGCTGCCCAAATTGGTGACAGACGTGGGCTGGAGCAATACGCCGGTCCTCTCCATTATCACCCAGCTGGTTGATAATAAAATTACCTGCAAGCAGGCTGCCGATCTTCTGGAAAATAGTTCCTACACCATCGACCAGCCAATCAAGAGGCATGCGCTGCAGGGCGATGCACCGATGAAAATCAGTGACCAAATGGCGCGCTTCATTGCTTCGAACTATAGACTGGATAAGATTTTTACGGTCTTCCCGGTGGACCCGTTTGGACAGCGCGATAATCCGACCTCCTTCGGCTTCGGCTCAACCGGCGTCATCCATGCGCTATCGCAATGCGGCTACGACATCCCGCCAGCCGCCCTCGCACGTCATCGGGGTGAACTGGCCGATCTTAAACTGGAAGACATCACGCCCGGCTTCCTGGTCGGCACCTCCGGTATTGCCTGGTGCTCCCTGATGGCCGGGGACCGGGAAACCGCGGAGCGCCTGCTGCAACACGCCAACCATAGTCCGCTGACGTACGCCCATCACTCGCTTTACTTCGGCATGGCAGGCATCGGCATGGCCAATCTTGCGGCATATCTCAGCTTAAAAGACCCGCAATATCTGGAGGCGGCGCTCCGTTTAGCCGTGAAATTGGCGGAACAGGCGAAAGAAAATGAACGCGGCGTGTACTGGGAAGAAGATGGCCGGGTATGGATCGGTTTTGGTTACGGGCAAAGCGGCATCGCCTTATTCTTGCTGCGGCTGTCCCAGATCAGCGGCGAAGACAAATGGCGCGACATGGGCAAGAAAGCCGTACTGTTCGACATGTCCTGGGGCCGCGAACTCGAGCCAGGCAATCTGACCGTGGCCGCCAACCCCGAGGATACGACAACTTACGAACATTATATTGAAGAAGGCAGCGCCGGAATTATTAAAGTAGCAATCCGTTATGGTTTGTGGGATGATACTTTGGAGGCGTTCATCGGTGATATCGACCGTAAATATGCCAGCTTTGCCGGCCTTATATTCGGTTTGGCAGGCTTCGCTGACGTCTTGATCGACGCCTATCGATATTCTTTGGATGAAAAATATCTGGCAATGGCGGACTCCTCCCTCCAGGGAATTATTGATCTTTATCTGTTGAAATATGACGATGGATATGCCACACCCGGCGAAAATTTATTCCGGATTACTTGCGATTACGCCACCGGTGTGGCCGGCATCATGCGGACCTTCCATCGGCGGGCGAATCCATCGGAAGACGAGTTTTGCTTGGATGAGCTTGACCGGCTGCCACCGCTCTTCAAAGAGCAGTGCCAAGCACGCCATGATGCTGAGCAACTCTTAGATGAGCCAACAAAGTAA
- a CDS encoding ABC transporter ATP-binding protein, whose product MSQQSKTNPGSSHKMDGSSVFRNFFQMLGTTKRQYWTLLLCNAVAAGSETIIHPLLVKEIFDGVNQGTDLNRFIALVFFYLLLGIVLNVIGYYLSLWQMRVDNRIIADISNRLLQAYYRKDYGDVLRDGSGYYLARIRSDVKDGLVPMLILVRRATVSAVMFVGLVSVLIILSWQAFLILVVLIPIATWVSTKVSKKIRSLTLIERDNEATLMGILTKSVDAFKMVRTYMMVPQTLDKFNKTMDETLESGYQKQRVIRRLQTASDLTMSVSDACSIFVGSLLVLKKQMTIGAYFSFMNAFWRAATTLINIFSLSADLHALGAIVKRLTSFIDEHNALPYQKSGSGVSASGISYSYANNKVISDFSIHVGPKKRLLIVGDNGTGKTTLANMLSGYLSPSSGKLELPQQISAATLPVLFPPIKVRDLEIKEELFKQFVIDKPDILDAYPDQLSAGQQQKVSLALSLSKDADLYVLDEPLANLDMASREIAMAAIWERTNNKILIMIMHGSEEYYSRFDQVHTLRSSATA is encoded by the coding sequence ATGAGCCAACAAAGTAAAACCAATCCGGGGTCAAGCCACAAAATGGACGGATCATCAGTTTTTCGCAATTTTTTCCAGATGCTGGGCACGACAAAGCGACAATATTGGACGCTTTTGTTGTGCAACGCAGTTGCCGCCGGCTCTGAAACAATCATACACCCCTTATTGGTCAAGGAGATTTTCGATGGCGTAAACCAGGGAACTGATCTCAATCGGTTTATTGCACTCGTGTTTTTCTATTTACTGCTTGGAATTGTTCTGAATGTGATCGGTTACTACCTATCGCTCTGGCAAATGCGGGTGGATAATAGGATTATTGCGGATATCAGCAATCGGCTGCTGCAGGCCTATTACCGCAAGGATTATGGCGATGTCCTGCGGGACGGCAGTGGTTACTACCTGGCCCGGATCCGGTCCGACGTCAAAGATGGCCTGGTGCCGATGCTGATCCTGGTGCGGCGAGCGACGGTTTCCGCCGTGATGTTTGTCGGACTAGTCTCCGTGCTGATCATTCTTTCATGGCAGGCCTTCCTGATTTTGGTCGTACTTATCCCGATAGCAACCTGGGTCAGCACCAAAGTCAGCAAGAAAATCCGGAGTCTCACGCTTATCGAGCGCGATAACGAAGCCACCTTGATGGGCATTCTCACCAAATCGGTGGATGCGTTCAAAATGGTCCGGACCTATATGATGGTGCCGCAGACCCTGGACAAGTTCAACAAAACCATGGATGAGACGCTGGAATCCGGCTACCAAAAGCAGCGCGTTATTCGCCGTCTGCAAACTGCGAGCGACCTCACCATGAGCGTTTCCGATGCCTGTTCGATTTTTGTCGGGTCGCTGTTGGTACTGAAAAAACAGATGACCATCGGCGCATACTTTTCCTTCATGAATGCGTTTTGGCGGGCAGCTACCACCTTGATCAATATTTTCAGCCTGTCGGCGGATCTGCATGCCTTGGGGGCCATCGTCAAACGTTTGACTTCCTTTATCGACGAGCACAATGCCCTGCCCTATCAGAAGAGCGGCAGCGGCGTTTCAGCCAGCGGTATCAGCTACAGCTACGCCAATAACAAGGTCATCTCTGATTTTTCGATTCATGTCGGGCCAAAGAAGCGCCTGCTGATCGTTGGCGATAACGGTACCGGCAAGACCACGCTGGCAAACATGCTTTCCGGCTATCTGTCCCCGTCCTCCGGCAAACTGGAGCTGCCGCAGCAAATCAGCGCCGCCACCTTGCCGGTATTGTTTCCCCCGATTAAAGTCCGCGATCTGGAAATCAAGGAAGAGCTGTTTAAACAGTTCGTCATCGATAAGCCGGATATTCTTGATGCCTATCCTGACCAGCTGTCGGCGGGACAACAACAAAAAGTGTCGCTGGCGCTCTCTCTTTCCAAAGACGCGGATTTGTACGTGCTTGACGAGCCCTTGGCAAATCTTGATATGGCCAGCCGTGAGATTGCGATGGCTGCCATCTGGGAGCGCACCAATAACAAGATCTTAATCATGATCATGCATGGCTCGGAAGAATATTATTCCAGGTTTGACCAGGTGCATACGCTTCGCAGCAGCGCAACCGCCTGA